In one Elephas maximus indicus isolate mEleMax1 chromosome 9, mEleMax1 primary haplotype, whole genome shotgun sequence genomic region, the following are encoded:
- the LOC126083141 gene encoding ral guanine nucleotide dissociation stimulator-like, translating into MVVSVLCTVSSCGGSGLAPDLPLRCACGSDQDLDQTRVVRIVKAGSLEKLGEHLVPAFVEGDLSYISFFLGTYRTFATTQQVLDLLFQRYEYNCPHSAGAGGPQDQQKDAISFILKTWMDEYPEDFDQPPHFSCLKLLVEYLQVNMQGSGLERRAHLLCAQLDHLEPRPALGLKAAQDLGPRPEATLGRPPAPTPTLELDRTSGPPSPDPSADRESQTESLLEGRVVFLGRLQKQLLDPLQMSLLLPRPHRSSLEHRLFHQRFQPWH; encoded by the exons ATGGTTGTGTCTGTTCTGTGCACCGTCTCCAGCTGCGGAGGGAGTGGGCTggcaccagaccttcccctccga TGTGCCTGTGGATCGGACCAGGACCTGGATCAGACCCGCGTGGTGAGAATCGTCAAGGCTGGCTCGCTGGAGAAGCTGGGGGAGCACCTGGTACCCGCCTTCGTGGAGGGTGACTTGTCCTACATCAGCTTCTTTCTGGGAACATACAGAACTtttgccaccacccagcaggtcctggatCTGTTATTCCAAAG GTAtgaatacaactgcccccattcgGCCGGGGCCGGCggaccccaggaccagcagaaaga cgccatctctttcatcctgaaaacctggatggatgaatacccggaagactttgaccagccgccacacttctcctgcctgaagctcctggtggagtactTGCAGGTGAACATGCAGGGCTCAGGCCTGGAGCGCCGTGCccatcttctctgtgcccagctggaccaCCTGGAGCCCA GGCCGGCACTGggtctaaaagcagctcaggatctAGGGCCACGTCCAGAAGCAACTCTAGGACGACCTCCTGCTCCAACACCAACACTGGAGCTCGACAGGACATCAGGTCCTCCATCACCAGATCCGTCAGCAGACAGAGAATCT CAGACGGAGAGCCTGCTGGAGGGCCGAGTCGTCTTCCTGGGTCGCCTCCAGAAGCAGCTCCTGGACCCCCTGCAGATGTCGCTCCTGC